From the genome of Eucalyptus grandis isolate ANBG69807.140 chromosome 2, ASM1654582v1, whole genome shotgun sequence, one region includes:
- the LOC104440351 gene encoding ARF guanine-nucleotide exchange factor GNL2, with amino-acid sequence MAEEQPQRASEEEDSSQCKDTRDNPDPRSKRKELGLSCMLNTEVGAVLAVIRRPLDPAGPFLPTHEDQCDSSIAHSLKSLRSLIFNPQQEWRALDPSIYLSPFLDVIQSDEVPATATGVALSSILKMLKLEMFDEKTLGAKDAINSIVTATVNCRLERTDPGSEVAVMMRILQVLASIMKHRASVFLSDQAVCTIVNTCFQVVQQSASRGDLLQRNARYTMHELIQIIFSRLPEIEVRDGDNNSESETDDVGGNLDSGYGVRCTVDIFHFLCSLLNVVEIVETEGNTSHTTDEDVQLFALVLINTAIDLSGDAIAKHPKLLRMIQDDLFHHLIHYGMSSSQLVLAMICSTILSIYHFLRRFIRLQLEAFFSFVLLKVATFATSIQLQEVAIEGIINFCRQPSFIFEAYVNYDCNVTCRNVFEEMGKLLCKHAFPTSTPLTSLQIQAFEGLVIVIHNIADNINWEENSSTLARHAVEITEYRPFWVEKFEDEDENWVDSARMRKAQKRKMMIAGNHFNHDERKGLEYLKLSRLVSDPIDPKAFAFFFRYTPGLDKNLIGDYLGDPDEFHVQVLKEFTDTFEFAGMILDTALRTYLETFRLPGEAQKIQRVLEAFSEKFFDQQSTEIFVSKDAVFVLCYSLIMLNTDQHNPQVKKKMTEEEFIRNNRGINEGSDLPREYLSELFYSISNNAIKLYGQSGLSIEMSPSRWIELMDRSKTIHPYVQCNFNSTLGRDMFATIAGPSVATLCACFEHADEDEFLHECVEGLFSIARIAQYGLEDTLDELLASFCKFTTFLNPYASPEETLFAFSHDLKPRMATLAVFTIANNFGSSIRGAWRNIIDCLLKLKRLKLLPQSVVETDASSNSSSDLAMDTRCESGIVNPNQDFRPGAQPNYGMMGRFSHFLSLDSPEESVSLGLSEFEQNMKIIRQCRIGNIFTNSSSLPNETILNLGRSLIFAAAGKGQKFSTPVEEEETVGFCWELIVAIALANLHRFSTFWVSFHDNLLTVAQFPQFSPVPFAEKAMLSLLKVCLKLLAVPQQDSIPEELIFRSINLMWKLDKEILDTCCEVITKSVSRMLIEFPANLQTQLGWKSALHLLSITGRHPETYDQGVETLIMLMSDGTHVSRMTYAYCIDCAFGFVALKNSPLEKNLKILDLLSESVNLLIQWHKNGLSDAGSSYSASSFEDNLKGLGSSNFTLNLFVKLGEALRKTSLARREEIRNHAILSLQRSFTLAEDLEFSSTNCINCFNLVIFAMVDDLHEKMLEYSRRENAEREMRSMEGTLKIAMEFLTNVYLQFLKQISESPGFRTFWLGVLRRMDTCMKANLGPYGESAILKELVPDLLRKIITKMKESEILVQKEDDDLWDITYIQIQWISPLLKEMFPEEDT; translated from the exons ATGGCAGAAGAACAACCCCAACGAGCTTCAGAAGAAGAGGACTCCTCGCAATGCAAGGACACCAGGGACAACCCCGACCCCCGATCCAAAAGGAAGGAGCTCGGCCTCTCCTGCATGCTCAACACCGAGGTCGGCGCCGTCCTCGCCGTGATCCGCAGACCCCTCGACCCGGCCGGCCCCTTCCTCCCCACCCACGAAGACCAATGCGACTCCTCAATCGCGCACTCCCTGAAATCCCTGCGCTCCCTCATCTTCAATCCCCAGCAGGAATGGCGGGCGCTCGACCCTTCGATCTACCTCTCCCCCTTCCTCGACGTCATCCAGAGCGACGAGGTCCCCGCCACCGCCACTGGTGTCGCTCTCTCATCAATCCTGAAGATGCTCAAGCTGGAGATGTTCGATGAGAAGACGCTTGGCGCGAAGGACGCGATCAACTCGATCGTCACCGCGACCGTGAATTGCCGCCTCGAGAGGACCGATCCGGGGTCCGAAGTGGCGGTCATGATGCGGATTTTGCAGGTCCTTGCAAGCATCATGAAGCACCGGGCCTCAGTTTTTCTCTCCGATCAGGCCGTTTGCACCATCGTCAACACGTGCTTTCAAGTCGTGCAACAATCGGCAAGCAGAGGGGATTTGCTTCAGCGAAACGCAAGGTACACGATGCACGAATTGATCCAGATCATATTTTCACGGTTGCCTGAGATCGAAGTCAGGGATGGGGATAACAATTCTGAGTCGGAGACCGATGATGTCGGTGGTAATTTGGATTCTGGATATGGAGTCAGATGCACGGTTGACATTTTCCATTTCCTGTGCTCGTTGCTGAATGTGGTGGAAATAGTGGAAACCGAAGGGAACACATCGCACACCACCGACGAAGATGTCCAGCTATTTGCGTTGGTTTTGATCAATACTGCGATTGATTTGAGTGGAGATGCAATCGCGAAGCACCCGAAGCTTCTAAGAATGATCCAGGATGACTTGTTTCACCATTTGATCCATTATGGAATGTCTTCAAGCCAACTCGTTTTGGCTATGATTTGCAGCACAATATTGAGCATCTATCATTTCCTACGCAG GTTTATCCGTTTGCAGTTGGAGGCTTTCTTCAGCTTTGTTCTGTTGAAAGTTGCGACGTTCGCAACCTCAATTCAACTCCAGGAAGTCGCTATCGAAGGAATCATAAACTTTTGTAGGCAACCGAGTTTCATATTCGAAGCCTATGTGAACTACGACTGCAATGTCACTTGCCGAAATGTCTTCGAAGAAATGGGGAAGCTGCTGTGCAAGCATGCCTTTCCAACGTCTACTCCATTGACGAGTTTACAGATCCAAGCGTTCGAGGGGCTTGTTATAGTGATTCACAACATTGCAGATAACATCAACTGGGAAGAGAATTCGAGCACATTAGCACGACATGCAGTTGAAATCACAGAATACAGACCCTTTTGGGTAGAGAAATTCGAAGACGAGGATGAGAACTGGGTGGACTCAGCAAGAATGAGGAAAGCGCAGAAGCGGAAAATGATGATAGCGGGAAACCATTTTAACCATGACGAAAGGAAGGGTTTAGAGTACCTGAAGCTTTCCCGCCTGGTCTCTGACCCTATTGATCCGAAGGCATTTGCTTTCTTCTTCCGCTACACTCCAGGCCTCGATAAGAACTTGATAGGGGATTATCTCGGCGACCCGGATGAATTCCATGTTCAAGTCCTTAAGGAATTCACAGACACTTTTGAATTCGCAGGCATGATTCTCGACACGGCTCTCAGAACTTATCTGGAGACATTCCGTTTACCCGGAGAGGCTCAGAAGATTCAGCGGGTCCTCGAGGCATTCTCAGAGAAGTTCTTCGATCAGCAGTCCACGGAGATTTTCGTCAGCAAGGATGCAGTTTTTGTTCTTTGCTATTCTCTCATTATGCTCAACACTGACCAACACAATCCCcaagtgaagaagaaaatgacagaGGAGGAGTTCATTAGAAACAACAGAGGGATTAATGAGGGGAGTGATCTCCCGAGAGAGTACCTCTCGGAGCTATTTTACTCGATATCGAATAACGCGATCAAGCTCTATGGCCAGTCAGGTCTTTCCATCGAGATGAGCCCGAGCAGATGGATAGAACTGATGGACAGATCAAAGACTATCCATCCTTATGTGCAGTGCAACTTTAACAGTACGTTGGGTAGGGATATGTTCGCAACGATTGCAGGCCCATCGGTGGCGACTCTTTGTGCGTGTTTTGAGCATGCCGATGAAGATGAGTTTCTTCACGAGTGTGTCGAAGGGTTATTTTCAATAGCTAGAATAGCTCAATATGGATTAGAAGACACGCTCGACGAGCTCCTCGCTTCTTTCTGCAAATTCACCACGTTCCTGAACCCGTACGCCTCTCCCGAAGAAACTCTGTTCGCTTTTAGCCATGATTTAAAGCCAAGAATGGCAACTCTCGCTGTTTTTACCATCGCAAACAACTTTGGGTCCTCGATTCGTGGGGCGTGGAGGAATATTATCGATTGCTTGTTGAAGCTGAAAAGGCTTAAGCTACTTCCACAATCGGTGGTTGAAACAGATGCCTCTTCCAATTCATCATCAGACCTTGCAATGGATACGCGATGTGAGTCGGGTATAGTTAACCCTAACCAAGATTTCAGACCTGGGGCACAGCCCAACTACGGTATGATGGGTCGGTTCTCGCATTTCCTCTCCCTCGACAGCCCGGAAGAATCTGTAAGTCTTGGTTTGAGCGAATTCGAGCAGAACATGAAGATTATCAGGCAATGCCGGATCGGGAACATCTTTACTAACAGTTCGAGCCTTCCCAACGAGACCATACTAAACCTCGGGCGTTCTCTAATTTTTGCAGCCGCTGGTAAAGGTCAAAAGTTCAGCACGCccgttgaagaagaagagacggTAGGGTTCTGCTGGGAACTGATCGTCGCCATCGCGTTGGCCAACCTTCATCGTTTCTCCACATTCTGGGTTTCTTTCCATGATAATCTGTTAACAGTTGCTCAGTTCCCTCAGTTCTCCCCAGTTCCGTTCGCTGAGAAGGCCATGTTGAGCCTCTTAAAGGTCTGTCTCAAGCTCCTCGCTGTGCCTCAACAGGACAGCATCCCCGAGGAACTTATCTTCAGGTCAATCAATTTAATGTGGAAGCTCGACAAGGAAATTCTCGACACATGTTGCGAGGTCATAACGAAGTCAGTTAGCAGGATGCTCATCGAATTCCCTGCAAATTTACAAACCCAGCTTGGATGGAAGTCTGCCCTCCATTTGCTATCCATCACTGGCCGACATCCAGAGACGTATGACCAGGGAGTGGAGACTCTGATCATGCTCATGTCTGACGGAACACATGTTTCGAGGATGACTTACGCGTATTGCATCGACTGTGCATTCGGCTTTGTGGCGCTCAAGAACAGTCCGCTCGAGAAGAATCTTAAAATACTGGACCTGTTGTCCGAGTCTGTTAATCTATTGATCCAGTGGCACAAGAACGGATTGTCTGATGCGGGAAGCAGCTACAGTGCATCCTCATTTGAAGACAACTTAAAAGGCCTAGGCTCCTCAAACTTTACGCTGAACCTGTTTGTCAAGCTAGGTGAGGCGCTGCGAAAGACCAGCCTGGCCCGCCGAGAAGAGATTAGGAACCATGCCATCCTATCCCTCCAGAGGAGCTTCACATTAGCTGAAGACCTCGAGTTctcctcaactaactgcataaACTGCTTCAATCTCGTGATCTTTGCAATGGTTGATGACCTGCACGAGAAGATGCTGGAGTACTCGCGGCGCGAGAACGCAGAGCGGGAGATGCGGAGCATGGAAGGGACTTTGAAGATCGCCATGGAGTTCCTCACCAATGTGTACCTGCAGTTCCTGAAGCAGATCTCAGAGAGCCCCGGGTTTCGGACATTCTGGCTCGGAGTTTTGAGGAGGATGGACACCTGCATGAAGGCTAATTTGGGGCCATATGGCGAGTCCGCAATCTTGAAGGAGTTGGTCCCTGATTTGCTGAGGAAGATTATcacaaagatgaaggagagtGAGATTTTGGTGCAGAAGGAAGATGATGATCTTTGGGACATTACTTATATACAGATTCAGTGGATTTCTCCCTTGCTCAAGGAGATGTTCCCTGAAGAAGATACTTAA